A genomic segment from Lignipirellula cremea encodes:
- a CDS encoding glycosyltransferase family 4 protein yields the protein MRVAMLAPIAWRTPPRTYGPWELVTSMLTEALLERGVDVTLFATRDSITAGKLDGVVPAPYAEDDSIDAKVWEFRHLAHLFEQAGRFDLIHNQADFPAHAFARLTSTPIVTTIHGFSSERILPMYAEYQKVVHFVAISEADRHPDLRYAATIHHGIPIGDFPFDPKGSDDLLFFGRIHPDKGAAEAIAAARASRRHLHLYGIVQDRDYYEREVLPAADGVSVTYHGAVGGTQRQRALGEAHALLHLINFDEPFGLSVIEAMACGTPVIASRRGSMPELIDHGVTGFLVDSLEEARQAIERIHEIDRSAVRRAVIERFTIDRMADAYLSLYGRIPGR from the coding sequence ATGCGCGTTGCAATGCTAGCCCCGATCGCCTGGCGGACGCCGCCGCGAACCTACGGACCCTGGGAGCTCGTCACCAGCATGCTGACCGAGGCGCTGCTCGAGCGCGGGGTCGACGTGACGCTCTTCGCTACGCGCGACAGCATCACGGCCGGAAAGCTTGACGGCGTCGTGCCGGCTCCGTACGCGGAGGATGACTCGATCGATGCGAAGGTCTGGGAATTCCGCCATCTGGCCCATCTGTTTGAACAGGCCGGCCGGTTCGATCTGATTCACAACCAGGCGGACTTTCCCGCCCACGCCTTCGCCCGATTGACCAGCACGCCGATCGTGACGACGATCCACGGCTTCTCGTCCGAACGGATCCTGCCGATGTATGCGGAATACCAGAAGGTGGTGCACTTCGTCGCCATCAGCGAGGCCGATCGTCATCCCGACCTGCGCTACGCGGCAACCATTCATCATGGCATTCCGATCGGCGATTTCCCCTTCGATCCCAAGGGTAGCGACGACCTGCTCTTCTTCGGTCGCATCCATCCCGACAAGGGCGCCGCGGAGGCCATCGCCGCCGCCCGCGCAAGCCGCCGACATCTGCACCTGTACGGCATTGTGCAGGACAGAGACTATTACGAACGGGAAGTTCTGCCCGCCGCAGACGGCGTGTCGGTTACGTATCACGGCGCCGTCGGGGGAACGCAGCGGCAACGCGCCCTGGGGGAAGCTCATGCGCTGTTGCACCTTATTAATTTTGACGAGCCCTTTGGTCTGTCGGTGATCGAGGCGATGGCTTGCGGCACGCCCGTCATCGCCAGTCGGCGCGGATCGATGCCGGAACTGATTGACCATGGCGTCACCGGTTTTCTGGTCGACAGCCTGGAGGAAGCGAGGCAGGCGATCGAACGGATCCATGAGATCGATCGCTCTGCCGTCCGCCGGGCCGTAATCGAGCGATTCACCATCGACCGCATGGCCGACGCATATCTGTCCCTGTACGGCCGCATTCCAGGCAGGTAA
- a CDS encoding alpha-amylase family glycosyl hydrolase — MIYQIYPRSFQDSNDDGVGDLAGVESRLDYLVELGIDAIWLSPMYPSPMADFGYDVADYCDVDPLFGDLAGFDRLLTAVHARGLRLLLDFVPNHSSDQHPWFVESRASRENPKRDWYLWRDPSPEGGPPNNWISDFGGSSWEWDETTGQYYLHAFLASQPDLNWRNPQVKEAMMQVLRFWLDRGVDGFRIDVLWHIIKAKGLPDNPINADWTPDVTQRDRLIQLHSTDQPESHGIAAEFRALADCYGDRVLIGEICLPNDRLSRWYGTPARPQVHLPFNFQLMEIAWDAAVLRRTIAAYEASLPSFGWPNWVMGSHDAPRLAARIGEAQARVAAMLLLTLRGTPTLYQGDEVGIGEVRIPPDRVRDPQDLRQPDLGIGRDRSRTPMPWDASAHAGFSTADPWLPLHEDWRVRNMAAQDRDASSLLSLYRSLLALRRSHETLAVGDLTLVDAAEDVLAYQRRQTDEHLLIALNLSSQIRPLTLPPDARVAEVLASTRPYRPLDGTLAPDEGLVLRLKESS, encoded by the coding sequence GTGATCTATCAGATCTACCCCCGATCGTTCCAGGATAGCAACGACGACGGCGTGGGCGACCTGGCCGGAGTGGAGTCGCGGCTGGACTATCTCGTGGAACTGGGGATCGATGCGATCTGGCTATCTCCGATGTATCCTTCCCCCATGGCCGATTTCGGTTACGACGTGGCCGACTACTGCGACGTCGATCCCCTCTTCGGTGATCTCGCCGGTTTTGACCGTCTGCTGACGGCGGTCCACGCGCGGGGGCTGAGGCTGCTGCTCGATTTCGTTCCCAATCATTCGTCCGACCAGCATCCCTGGTTTGTCGAAAGTCGGGCGTCGCGCGAGAATCCGAAGCGAGACTGGTATCTCTGGCGCGATCCGTCGCCGGAGGGCGGGCCGCCGAACAACTGGATCAGCGACTTCGGCGGCTCGTCCTGGGAATGGGACGAGACCACCGGCCAGTACTACCTGCACGCGTTCCTGGCGTCGCAACCCGACCTCAACTGGCGCAATCCCCAGGTCAAGGAAGCGATGATGCAGGTGCTGCGATTCTGGCTTGACCGGGGCGTCGACGGATTCCGGATCGACGTGCTCTGGCACATCATCAAGGCCAAAGGGCTGCCCGACAATCCGATCAATGCGGACTGGACGCCCGACGTCACCCAGCGCGACCGGTTGATTCAGCTCCATTCGACCGACCAGCCGGAATCCCATGGCATCGCTGCTGAGTTCCGCGCGCTGGCTGATTGCTATGGCGACCGCGTTCTGATCGGCGAGATCTGTTTGCCGAACGATCGCCTGTCCCGCTGGTACGGCACGCCGGCACGTCCGCAGGTGCATTTGCCGTTCAATTTCCAGCTCATGGAAATCGCCTGGGACGCCGCCGTGCTCCGGCGAACGATTGCCGCTTATGAAGCGTCTTTGCCTTCGTTTGGCTGGCCCAACTGGGTCATGGGCAGCCATGACGCCCCGCGCCTCGCCGCGCGGATCGGCGAGGCGCAGGCACGCGTTGCCGCGATGCTGCTCTTGACGCTGCGCGGCACGCCCACGCTTTACCAGGGCGACGAAGTTGGTATTGGCGAGGTGCGGATTCCGCCCGATCGAGTTCGCGATCCCCAGGACCTGCGTCAGCCCGACCTGGGGATCGGTCGCGATCGTTCACGCACGCCGATGCCGTGGGATGCTTCGGCCCATGCGGGGTTCAGCACAGCCGACCCGTGGCTTCCTCTGCATGAAGACTGGCGCGTGCGGAACATGGCGGCGCAGGATCGCGACGCCAGCTCTCTGCTGTCGCTTTACCGATCTCTGCTCGCGCTGCGGCGGTCCCACGAGACGCTCGCCGTCGGGGATCTTACCCTTGTCGACGCCGCGGAGGACGTGCTCGCTTATCAGCGGCGCCAAACCGACGAGCACCTGCTGATTGCGCTGAACCTCAGCAGCCAGATACGGCCCCTGACGCTGCCGCCGGATGCCAGGGTCGCCGAAGTGCTGGCGTCGACCCGGCCGTATCGCCCCCTGGACGGAACGCTCGCCCCCGACGAAGGTCTGGTGCTACGACTGAAAGAGAGCTCTTGA
- a CDS encoding F0F1 ATP synthase subunit gamma, with translation MSESTASLRRKISGAGDLQSVVRTMKAMAASSIGQYENAVHALADYYRTVELGLVACLREVGPTASLPASKGPAAARPIGAVVFGSDQGLVGQFNDVIADNAIQVLAALPGQPQVWAVGERVHARLTDAGLPPAGLYGVPSSVQAITPLVGQILIDCESHLGQSAIAEFYLFHNHPKSGAVYAPVSQRLLPLDEDWRRGLAERHWPTRNLPEVLGGGTETLAALIREYLFVSLFRAGAESLASENASRLAAMQRADKNIDELLEELNVTFHRLRQSSIDEELFDVISGFETLSSASPKTAS, from the coding sequence ATGAGCGAGTCGACAGCAAGTCTGCGCCGCAAGATTTCCGGCGCCGGGGATCTCCAGTCCGTCGTCCGCACCATGAAAGCGATGGCGGCCTCCAGCATCGGACAGTACGAAAACGCCGTTCACGCCCTGGCCGACTATTATCGCACCGTCGAGCTGGGGCTGGTCGCCTGTTTGCGGGAAGTCGGACCGACAGCATCGCTTCCCGCAAGTAAAGGACCAGCGGCGGCAAGGCCGATTGGCGCTGTCGTGTTCGGTTCCGATCAGGGACTCGTCGGCCAGTTCAACGATGTGATCGCCGACAATGCGATCCAGGTGCTGGCCGCTTTACCGGGCCAGCCCCAGGTCTGGGCGGTCGGCGAGCGCGTGCATGCGCGTTTGACCGACGCTGGTCTGCCGCCAGCCGGACTTTACGGCGTGCCGAGTTCCGTCCAGGCGATCACGCCGCTGGTCGGACAGATTCTGATCGATTGCGAATCGCACCTCGGCCAGAGTGCAATCGCGGAGTTTTACCTCTTCCACAATCATCCGAAGTCTGGCGCAGTCTATGCGCCCGTCAGCCAGCGACTCTTGCCGCTGGACGAAGATTGGCGTCGCGGTTTGGCCGAACGTCACTGGCCGACCAGAAACTTGCCCGAGGTCCTGGGCGGTGGAACGGAGACCTTGGCGGCGCTGATCCGCGAGTATCTCTTTGTCTCGCTCTTTCGCGCCGGGGCCGAATCATTAGCCAGCGAGAACGCCAGTCGTCTCGCGGCCATGCAGCGCGCCGATAAAAATATCGATGAACTGCTGGAAGAATTGAACGTGACCTTCCATCGTCTGCGGCAAAGCAGCATCGATGAAGAATTGTTCGACGTCATCTCCGGCTTTGAAACGCTGTCGAGCGCGTCGCCCAAAACAGCTTCCTGA